The following DNA comes from Triticum aestivum cultivar Chinese Spring chromosome 3D, IWGSC CS RefSeq v2.1, whole genome shotgun sequence.
taagatatttttaatactagtgtagtgttaaaaacgtcttacattataaaATGGAGATTGGGCGGGAGGCATCTTCATAGCTGGCTACCGCTCTCGGAGATTAGACGAAGCCCATCTGAATTGATCTTGCATCAGATTCGCAACTGAACAAATACGTTTATTTTCAAGGGATCCATATCGTCATCATGCAGCTGTTGGATTTACATCAAATGGCTCAGACAGAATCGATTGAAACCTAAAAAACGTTCTCAGTCGCATGCATGTTACTACTACATAGGTGGTCCATTATTCTGCTCATGCAAGTCTGCTCTCGATTAACTAACAACCTCAAGACAGATAATCGTCAGTAGAAATAGAGACGCTCACACCAGTCGCGCCAGTAGTATGTGCTCCGTTGGTCATGACTCGGCGGGTAGGTTTCGAAGCAACCTCGCTCTTGTCCTTTTTGGATTTGGATGGCACTTTCTCCGTTTCCCtctcgtcctcctccttggccgcaTCCTGCACGTCGTCTTCCTCGGCGGCCTCTGATTCCTTGTCTTTCTCGGCCGCCTTTCCCTTGAGCTGGTCGATGAGGCGAGCGAGGCAGGCGTCGGCGTCGCGCGCGCTGCGCTTGGACGGCATCAGGCACTCGGCCACGTCCGCCGGCGTCATCTCCACGTCGCGCAGCAGCTCCTCGACGGCACCGAACAGCGGGTGCGCCTCCACTTCCAGGTAGTTATTCGCCAGCGTCTTGAACGCCTCGAACCCGCAGTAGGACATCTCGATGTGCATGTCCATGCGGCCCCGCCGGATCAGCGCCGGGTCCAGCTTGTCGAGGTGGTTGGTGGTAAAGACGATGATGCGCTCGCCGCTGTGCGCCGACCAGAGCCCGTCGATGAAGTTGAGGAGGCCGGACAGCGTGAGGATGTTGCGCCTCTTGCCGCCCGACTTGTCGTAACCTCCCTCGGCGGCGTCGTcgtgcgcgggcggcggcggcagcatggTGGCGCGGCTGCCGGTCAGGTCGATGGAGCAGTCGATGTCCTCGATGACGATGATGGACTTGCCGGTGGTCTCGATGAAGAGCTTGCGAAGGTCGCTGTTGGTCTCCAGGGTGGTGAGCTCGATGTCGTAGATGTCGTACTTGAGGTAGTTGGCCATGGCGGCGATCATGGTGGACTTGCCCGTTCCCGGCGGGCCGTGGAGGAGGTAGCCGCGCTTCCAGGCCTTGCCGATCCGGCGGTAGTAGTCCTTGCTGTTGCTGAAGTCGTCGAGGTCGTCCATTATCATCTGCTTCTTGGCCGGGTCCATGGCCAGGGTGTCGAAGGTGGTTGGGTGGTCGAAGTCGATGTAGCTCCACACCTCGTCCCTCCTGGAGCTGATCCATCGATTGCCATGGGAGGAGCTAGAGTCAGTGATCTTCTGAACCTAAACCAGAGTACGTAATTTCTTTCTAGCAAGATGAAAAGAGAAAATGCTTCACATTGCTCTGGATCCATTGCTCATTCAGGTGAGTGTTCATTCAGAACTTCGGATTATCGGATCAAAAATGAGAAGAAAATAATTAAGAACAAGCTAATTGCAGAGgtaattgattgattgattgattgattacgTACTGGTAGCTGAGCTCCTTCTTGTTGGAGTAGAGCCTGCGAGGCCGGTTGCCGAACATGACCTCCTGCCCGGCGCGGCGGACGTGCGGCAGGTACTCGTCGACGACGAGCCGCCGGTGCCGCTCGTGGAAGGTGAGGCGGCAGCACCGCCCCGACGCCCGCCACGTCGTcttctcctccgccaccgccgacCACGAGATGGTGACGCCCTTGAAGTCGTCCGCCACCACCTGCCCCTCCCGGAGGCTGAGCACGAAGCCGTGGCCCTCGGCGGCGCCCTCCGCGCGcagctcccgcgcctcccgcgaGCACACCGCGCTCAGGTACGCCAGCACCTCCGCGTACGCGTCGCTCGACTTCACCTTCCCCTGGTACGAGAAGGAGTAGTCCTCCGGCTTGGCCGCGATGTCGATGGTGACGAACGGGTCCAGGAACGGGAGGAGCCGCCGCGCGGGCCGCCGGAGGTGCTGGTTGAAGTAGGTCCGGAGCACCCCGATGGGGacgcacgccagcaccggcgtcaGGTAGTACCACGCCGACGACCGGAAGTGGTCCAACACTCCACCCATCATCTGCATCTCTGCCTCTCTGCTGCGTTACTCTCTTCAGTCTTCAGTTCATGCCGCCCTGGGTGTCTCCCCGCCTCTGCCTTTGGTTATATACTTAGAAAGCGGTGTAGGGACGGATGGTAAGAATGGTGTGAGTGCAGAGAATTTTCTCTGAAATCCACCCTGGCATCCTTTTATTTCACAGTCTAGTGACACAATCATTCAAAAAGAATTTCAACCTGTCACTTCCACTTTTACCAAAAATTGTAATCAGCGAATGCTCGCTCCGAGTATCCCGCTCGCGACCCAATCTGCGACACTAGTCGCCAAGTGCTAATCTCAGAGCGTCCAAACCGTGCACGAACCGGACAGCGGTGCAAGGAGGCATGACTACATCTTTTCTCCCCTCTACTGTCTATCTCAGAATAATTCCTCCTAGAACCCAATGTGATAATCAACGCCTCCGCCGCAAGCTATCTGTCTCGCGCCACCATCGCCACCTCTGTCGCAAGCTTCTCTAGGGCGTGCCCTCACCTCTCCCGTCAAGATGGACACCACCGTGCCCATGGCATAGGGCTAAGTCATCGCCGCGGTCTCTGTGCCCTCCTCCATCCAACAACACATGACGTGACGGGCGGCCCGGTGTGCTGTGTCTCGTGCTTCGACGCTCTGGTGCGGCACATCACATCCATGTTGACAAGTCCACATATTTTTGGGCCGACAATTTTCACATGTAGAATGTATTATGCATTCAACAAATTTTTTTTGCAATTCTTTCCCGCCCCACTAGATGTCATCTTGTTCATAACACAAAACAAACTTTGTGCACATACcccgtgtgtgtgcgcgcgcgcgcgctcgTTTTGGTTGGTAACTTTGTACATGACAATCGACCTTTTCAACGCTCTTTGTGCATGACGAACGTGTCAAGAAACGAAAGGAGCCGCCGCACAGGCCGCCGGGGGTGCCGGTTGAGATACATCCAGAGCACCCCGATGGGGGCGCACGTCGCGACAACCGGCGTTAGGTAGAACCATGCCAAGGAGCAGAAGTGGTGGAACGCTCTCCCCATCATGTGTGCCTTCGCGGTGCGTTCCTCTTCCTTTGTTCATACTGCGCTTGGTGTCTCCACGTCTTTTGTCATATGCGGCAAAAAAGGAAGCGATAGAGGGACATATGGTAAGAATGGTGTGAGTGCAAAGAATTTTCTCGGAAATCCACCCCTGGCATCCTCTTATTTCACAGTCCAGTGACACAATCATTCAAAAAGAATTTCAACCTGTCACTTCCACTTTTACCAAAAAAATGTAATCAGCGAATGCTCACTCCGTGTATCCCGCTCGCGACTCAATCTGTGACACTAGCCGCCAAGTGCTAATCTCAGAGCATCCAAACCGTGCATGAATCGGGCAGCGGTGCAAGGAGGCATGACTACATCTTTTCTCCCCTCTACTGTCTATCTCGGAATAATTCCTCCCAGAACCCAATGTCGCAATCAACGCCTCTGCCGCGAGCTATCTCTCTCGCGCCACCATCACCACCTCTATCGCAAGCTTCTCTAGGCCGTGCCCTCACCTCTTCCGTCAAGATGGACACTACCGCGCCCATGGCATAGGGTTGAGTCATCGCCGCGGTCTCTGTCCCCTCCTCCATCCAACAACACATGACGTGACAGGCAGCCAGGTGTGATGTGTCTCGTGCTTCGACGCTCCGGTGAGGCACATCACATCCATGTTGACAAGTCCACACATTTTTGGGCCCACAATTTCACATGTAGAATGTGTTATGCATTCgacaatttttttctttttgcaattCTTTCCCACCCCACTAGATGGCATCTTGGTGATAACACAAAACAGACTTTGTGCACatactgtgtgtgtgtgttttggttGGTAACTTTGTACATGACAATCGACCTTTTCAACGCTCTTTGTACATGACGAACGTGTCGA
Coding sequences within:
- the LOC123079688 gene encoding AAA-ATPase At3g28600; the encoded protein is MQMMGGVLDHFRSSAWYYLTPVLACVPIGVLRTYFNQHLRRPARRLLPFLDPFVTIDIAAKPEDYSFSYQGKVKSSDAYAEVLAYLSAVCSREARELRAEGAAEGHGFVLSLREGQVVADDFKGVTISWSAVAEEKTTWRASGRCCRLTFHERHRRLVVDEYLPHVRRAGQEVMFGNRPRRLYSNKKELSYHSRRDEVWSYIDFDHPTTFDTLAMDPAKKQMIMDDLDDFSNSKDYYRRIGKAWKRGYLLHGPPGTGKSTMIAAMANYLKYDIYDIELTTLETNSDLRKLFIETTGKSIIVIEDIDCSIDLTGSRATMLPPPPAHDDAAEGGYDKSGGKRRNILTLSGLLNFIDGLWSAHSGERIIVFTTNHLDKLDPALIRRGRMDMHIEMSYCGFEAFKTLANNYLEVEAHPLFGAVEELLRDVEMTPADVAECLMPSKRSARDADACLARLIDQLKGKAAEKDKESEAAEEDDVQDAAKEEDERETEKVPSKSKKDKSEVASKPTRRVMTNGAHTTGATGVSVSISTDDYLS